In one window of Mesorhizobium sp. B2-1-1 DNA:
- a CDS encoding EamA family transporter → MTSTPVVGREAAPLPVMALLGAMVSIQIGATFAKSLFPVIGAQGTTTLRLVVGALMLIAVLRPWQMQPSRATVPWLVAYGVTLCALNLLFYAALATIPLGVAVALEFSGPLLVATLTSRRAGDFAWIALAVAGIVLLSPFIRSFQPLDPTGVMLALAAGGFWALYIVLAQKAGAELGTRTTAYGMAIAAVLVLPFGVAQAGAGLLAPSILVSALLVGLFSSALPFFLEMVALTRMPARIYGTLTCLEPGLGALAGFLFLHESLTAPQLAGIAAVIVAAAGTALTSKPPVPSPE, encoded by the coding sequence CACTTTCGCCAAGAGCCTGTTTCCGGTGATCGGCGCGCAGGGCACGACGACGCTGAGGCTGGTCGTCGGCGCGCTGATGCTGATCGCCGTGCTACGGCCCTGGCAGATGCAGCCTTCGCGCGCCACCGTGCCGTGGCTGGTCGCTTATGGGGTAACGCTGTGCGCGCTCAACCTCCTGTTCTACGCCGCGCTCGCCACGATTCCGCTCGGCGTTGCGGTGGCGCTGGAGTTTTCGGGACCGCTGCTGGTGGCGACGCTGACCTCGCGGCGCGCCGGCGACTTTGCCTGGATCGCGTTGGCGGTCGCCGGCATCGTGCTGTTGTCGCCCTTCATCCGTTCGTTCCAGCCGCTCGATCCGACTGGGGTGATGCTGGCGCTGGCGGCCGGCGGTTTCTGGGCGCTCTACATCGTGCTGGCGCAGAAGGCGGGCGCCGAGCTCGGCACCCGCACCACCGCCTACGGCATGGCGATTGCCGCCGTGCTGGTGCTGCCTTTCGGCGTGGCGCAGGCGGGAGCGGGCCTGCTTGCGCCGTCGATTCTGGTCAGTGCCTTGCTCGTCGGCCTGTTCTCGAGCGCGCTGCCGTTCTTTCTGGAGATGGTGGCGCTGACCCGGATGCCGGCCCGCATCTACGGCACGCTGACCTGCCTGGAGCCAGGGCTCGGCGCGCTGGCCGGCTTCCTGTTCTTGCATGAGAGCCTGACCGCGCCGCAACTGGCCGGCATCGCCGCCGTCATCGTCGCGGCCGCCGGCACCGCACTGACGTCGAAGCCGCCGGTGCCGTCGCCGGAGTAG